The proteins below come from a single Drosophila kikkawai strain 14028-0561.14 chromosome 3R, DkikHiC1v2, whole genome shotgun sequence genomic window:
- the LOC108074083 gene encoding TWiK family of potassium channels protein 18, whose amino-acid sequence MPSKFQRKSSPAAGGGGVAVGGASSVSSTPSNQPRKRVKRCCRNFVTFMCTQVGVGALIVFYAICGAFAFMHIERQFVDETAGHVIELRQNCSQQLWSITEQHNIVDRLRWTEATNAVLRDYQIKIAGVVKHGYVGRSPEQIWSFPAALMFCLSVITMIGYGNMVPRTPWGKGLTVIYATFGIPLYILYFLSMGRVLARSFKFLYRSMHDCTQEHPGLDRLDALEGGVNLPRKKVIVPSTACLWVIFFYVLTGTVMFANWEKWSFLNSFYFCMTSLCKIGFGDFVPGASLTTAADVNAATHKLQEDIGADPDELAQLQSVAADQHSKLAINFVYMLLGMGLVAMCRNLMREEVRMKMREMREDAKLCMEDTRLRFVGCCGNPREAYENDYY is encoded by the coding sequence ATGCCCAGTAAATTTCAGAGGAAAAGCTCCCCagcagcaggtggaggaggtgTAGCAGTGGGAGGGGCATCCTCCGTTTCCTCCACGCCCAGCAATCAGCCGAGGAAGCGGGTAAAGCGATGCTGCCGGAACTTCGTCACCTTTATGTGCACACAGGTGGGCGTGGGTGCCCTCATTGTGTTCTACGCCATCTGCGGCGCCTTCGCATTTATGCACATAGAGCGGCAGTTCGTGGACGAGACCGCCGGCCATGTGATTGAGCTGCGCCAGAACTGCTCTCAACAGTTGTGGAGCATCACGGAGCAGCACAACATCGTCGATCGCCTACGCTGGACGGAGGCGACGAATGCCGTTCTGCGTGACTACCAGATCAAGATAGCCGGAGTCGTCAAGCACGGCTATGTGGGCAGGAGTCCTGAGCAGATCTGGAGCTTTCCGGCCGCCTTGATGTTCTGCCTCTCGGTGATAACCATGATCGGTTACGGGAATATGGTACCGCGAACACCGTGGGGCAAGGGATTAACAGTGATCTATGCCACCTTCGGGATACCCTTGTACATTTTGTACTTTCTGAGCATGGGACGAGTGCTGGCGCGCTCCTTCAAGTTCCTCTACCGCTCCATGCACGACTGCACCCAGGAGCATCCCGGCCTGGATCGCCTGGACGCCCTCGAGGGTGGCGTTAACCTGCCCCGCAAGAAGGTTATTGTGCCCTCAACCGCCTGTCTGTGGGTGATATTCTTCTACGTACTCACCGGCACCGTCATGTTCGCCAACTGGGAGAAGTGGAGCTTCCTGAACAGCTTCTACTTCTGCATGACGTCGCTGTGCAAGATTGGTTTCGGTGACTTTGTCCCGGGCGCCTCGCTGACCACAGCGGCCGATGTGAATGCTGCCACTCACAAGCTGCAGGAGGACATAGGCGCTGATCCGGATGAGCTGGCCCAGCTGCAGTCCGTGGCCGCTGATCAGCACTCAAAGCTGGCCATTAATTTCGTGTACATGCTGCTGGGTATGGGCCTGGTGGCCATGTGCCGCAACCTGATGCGCGAGGAGGTCCGGATGAAGATGCGGGAGATGAGAGAGGACGCTAAGCTATGCATGGAGGACACGCGGCTGCGTTTCGTGGGTTGCTGCGGGAATCCCCGAGAGGCCTACGAGAATGATTACTATTAG